The following proteins are co-located in the Desulfurococcus amylolyticus Z-533 genome:
- a CDS encoding DUF996 domain-containing protein translates to MEFDSSRILAGIGSILMAIGVFIPLLTLVGLILLLIGLRGLSDTYREEGIFRNALYAVIIGVIGLVTIMFVAISIVGIVITFAPSIPLHMARGVIGTVLLFIVVYFVILVLEALFYKKSLDLLATKSGEKLLETAGLLLLIGAVLTIIIVGLILIFIAWIIAAVAFFSLKPPQPAQEQVVQAPPALA, encoded by the coding sequence ATGGAGTTTGACTCGAGTAGGATACTGGCCGGAATAGGATCAATCCTCATGGCAATAGGCGTCTTTATCCCGTTGCTGACGCTAGTGGGATTAATACTGTTACTAATAGGGTTGAGGGGTCTCTCAGATACATACAGGGAGGAGGGTATATTCAGGAATGCCTTATATGCCGTGATAATCGGTGTAATAGGTTTAGTGACAATAATGTTTGTAGCAATATCTATAGTAGGGATCGTAATAACCTTCGCTCCCAGTATACCACTGCACATGGCGAGAGGAGTAATTGGTACAGTACTACTTTTCATCGTGGTATACTTTGTCATCCTAGTATTAGAGGCATTATTCTACAAGAAGTCCCTTGATCTCCTAGCAACTAAATCAGGTGAGAAGCTCCTGGAGACAGCAGGGCTATTATTATTGATCGGGGCTGTTTTGACGATCATAATAGTGGGATTAATACTGATTTTCATAGCATGGATAATAGCCGCAGTAGCCTTCTTCAGCTTGAAGCCACCACAGCCAGCCCAGGAGCAGGTAGTGCAGGCACCTCCGGCACTAGCTTAA
- a CDS encoding type II/IV secretion system ATPase subunit, protein MHTSFKPSEPLCGDIGRCWPGSSDPGENGISSRDTGMIVAEYRVGGYMVRLVKHGDGVFRYEARLLVDEELVNLVKSRLRDILLHIRRGVPVTDVASMILGIPRESSPQVEYVLKMILGYRVLQVLLDDPYVEDISITGPGTIWVRHRLASIDPRVDFIETNLRVESIRELVELQQLIALKCNTYISASRPIVDAQLPIEDGGHRVHLVSPIVAYQHPEIVVRKRPGKPPSIDELVKEKALPLAVAEYFKLLINKRMSLIIAGPPGSGKTTLLRSILYSYIPLEWKVVIIEDTGEIDPPPGSAWARYTTVETGSVRVDLFTLAKAALRSSATRVIVIGETRGSEAQVLVQAMLSGMSGLTTFHGGTPREVVTRLISHPISLTPSQVGMFTAVAFMGFSDNPRRILTRVVELTYDPGRDSVEYSDIWVRERDGLDITLEEILKRSRRIGGAL, encoded by the coding sequence TTGCACACATCCTTCAAGCCCTCCGAACCACTATGTGGAGACATTGGTCGATGCTGGCCCGGATCCAGTGATCCAGGGGAGAATGGGATCTCCTCCCGGGACACTGGTATGATTGTCGCAGAGTACCGTGTTGGAGGCTACATGGTTAGGCTTGTGAAACACGGTGATGGAGTATTCAGATATGAAGCCAGGTTACTCGTGGATGAAGAGCTAGTAAACCTAGTTAAGTCGAGGCTTAGAGACATTTTGCTCCACATACGTAGAGGAGTCCCGGTGACTGATGTAGCATCAATGATCCTGGGGATCCCCAGGGAGAGCAGCCCCCAGGTTGAATACGTATTGAAGATGATCCTCGGCTACAGGGTTCTCCAGGTGTTACTTGATGATCCATACGTCGAGGATATATCAATAACGGGGCCCGGCACCATATGGGTTAGGCATAGGTTGGCCAGCATTGATCCAAGGGTAGACTTCATAGAGACTAATCTCAGGGTTGAATCAATAAGAGAGCTTGTGGAGCTACAGCAGTTAATAGCATTAAAGTGTAACACTTATATCTCGGCTTCTAGGCCAATAGTGGATGCACAGCTACCAATCGAGGATGGCGGTCACAGGGTACACCTTGTATCACCTATAGTGGCATACCAGCATCCAGAGATAGTTGTGAGGAAGAGGCCGGGTAAGCCACCCTCAATTGATGAGCTGGTGAAGGAGAAAGCGTTGCCCTTGGCTGTTGCAGAATACTTTAAGTTACTGATAAATAAGAGAATGAGCCTCATAATAGCCGGGCCCCCGGGTTCCGGTAAAACAACACTGCTTAGATCCATACTCTACTCATATATCCCGTTGGAGTGGAAGGTAGTCATCATAGAAGATACTGGAGAGATAGATCCACCTCCGGGTAGTGCCTGGGCAAGATACACTACTGTTGAAACAGGTAGCGTCAGAGTAGACTTGTTCACACTGGCTAAAGCAGCTTTGAGGTCCTCAGCCACCAGGGTGATAGTGATAGGTGAGACGCGAGGCTCTGAGGCGCAGGTGCTGGTGCAGGCAATGCTCTCCGGGATGAGTGGTTTAACAACATTTCACGGCGGTACCCCTAGGGAGGTGGTGACCAGGCTGATCTCCCACCCTATAAGTCTTACTCCAAGCCAGGTCGGGATGTTCACGGCTGTAGCGTTCATGGGCTTCTCAGATAACCCTAGGAGGATACTCACCCGTGTAGTAGAGTTAACATATGACCCCGGGAGAGATAGCGTGGAATACAGTGATATATGGGTTAGGGAGAGGGATGGCTTAGACATAACGCTAGAAGAGATCCTCAAGCGAAGCCGCAGGATCGGTGGGGCCCTGTGA
- a CDS encoding PKD domain-containing protein, producing MDMLSSLLGYLDWILWALSISVIIVSIIKHALGHRDSGAWFLRGVAGLLLAGFSSILVNSLYNTSQDILGHAPYGWILYASSLGLVLIGGLYIAMGRIGEGISSILGGILLIGVGLMGIYLGSSLHGDYGGPLYVYLYTDRQGYYVGEAVGLSVFISPGINGASYTVSWGDGVVEEFDDGSSLRLNHVYNSSGAYVIRVNVNSSGLTGFNSIAVSVSDKPWTPPWPFDIIVSPVTGFFSMFWQVVSTPFNLQLLTTSPRLEEGSAEWGLYELTLSISMSGLGLYLGFRLLQAVFEGEPRGFIDVVREALIVVLLSLTAPYLHNASVDMLNALSLKVVEGVDPMPSIASILALISTGVALGFFIPVAANLAVVLTIMLASASALVVIRHWLILTITVSTPILAVAYLHPALRGAMKRVIGLWGSLVLAGPLTAVFMRTWSTQVGVAGQALTSVFIYMILPNIIGLLGGVGPVITRSASILLYTVLRAMRTIEERRQTRTQGLQAVANTPQRIRLLNPYQSRVPSWRTRDTK from the coding sequence ATGGATATGTTGTCTAGTTTACTAGGATACCTCGACTGGATTCTATGGGCTTTAAGCATTAGTGTTATAATAGTCTCAATCATCAAGCATGCCCTAGGACACAGGGACTCCGGGGCCTGGTTCCTCAGGGGTGTAGCCGGGCTACTCCTAGCTGGCTTCTCCAGCATCTTAGTTAACTCCCTCTATAATACATCGCAGGACATATTAGGGCATGCTCCCTACGGCTGGATCCTCTACGCGTCTTCACTGGGGCTCGTACTAATTGGTGGATTATATATTGCCATGGGCAGGATCGGTGAAGGCATCTCCAGTATTCTAGGGGGCATCCTCCTCATCGGGGTTGGGTTGATGGGTATTTACCTGGGCAGCAGCCTCCATGGAGACTATGGCGGGCCACTCTATGTCTACCTCTACACTGATAGGCAGGGCTATTATGTCGGGGAGGCAGTCGGCCTCTCGGTCTTCATCTCCCCTGGGATCAATGGTGCCTCCTATACTGTTTCATGGGGTGATGGGGTTGTTGAGGAGTTCGATGACGGCTCCTCCTTGAGGCTCAACCATGTCTATAATTCAAGCGGGGCATACGTGATACGGGTTAATGTGAACAGTAGTGGTTTAACAGGCTTTAATAGTATCGCTGTAAGTGTCTCGGATAAACCGTGGACGCCTCCATGGCCTTTCGACATAATAGTCTCCCCTGTAACCGGGTTCTTCAGCATGTTCTGGCAGGTTGTCTCAACACCCTTCAACCTTCAGTTGCTCACTACATCTCCCAGGCTTGAGGAGGGGTCGGCTGAATGGGGTCTCTATGAGTTAACGCTCTCCATCTCGATGAGTGGGCTAGGCCTCTACCTGGGGTTCAGGCTACTCCAGGCCGTCTTCGAGGGTGAGCCGAGAGGCTTCATCGATGTTGTTAGAGAAGCCTTGATAGTCGTTCTCCTATCTCTTACAGCCCCCTATCTCCATAATGCCTCGGTTGACATGCTTAACGCTCTCTCCCTCAAGGTGGTTGAGGGTGTTGATCCAATGCCTTCTATAGCCTCGATACTGGCACTTATATCAACAGGAGTGGCGCTCGGCTTCTTCATACCTGTAGCAGCGAATTTAGCCGTTGTATTAACCATTATGCTTGCCTCAGCCTCCGCGCTAGTCGTGATCAGGCACTGGCTCATACTCACCATAACAGTTTCAACACCAATACTGGCAGTCGCATACCTCCACCCGGCTCTACGTGGGGCAATGAAAAGGGTAATAGGACTCTGGGGCAGCCTGGTTCTCGCGGGCCCCTTAACAGCAGTGTTCATGAGGACCTGGAGCACTCAGGTCGGTGTAGCAGGGCAGGCTTTAACCAGTGTATTCATATATATGATACTACCCAATATAATAGGATTACTGGGTGGAGTGGGCCCGGTGATCACGAGGAGTGCCAGCATACTATTATACACCGTACTCAGAGCAATGAGAACAATAGAGGAGAGGAGGCAGACTAGAACACAGGGGTTGCAAGCTGTGGCAAACACGCCTCAAAGAATAAGATTGTTAAATCCGTATCAATCCAGGGTACCATCATGGAGAACCAGGGATACCAAATAA
- a CDS encoding archaellin/type IV pilin N-terminal domain-containing protein, whose translation MRRGVKGISEVIAVIVMILIAVVAAFGIKSYIDYQSTKLPSTDMAVARYSITYGSPGIGVITLVVSNLLPSSISVNSVTIVFSNGSTYTPPLTPQVASGKSDVQLVFTVPLQNGVTISRILVNVTDSATGRSQVVFATGG comes from the coding sequence ATGAGGCGTGGGGTCAAGGGTATTAGTGAGGTCATAGCTGTAATAGTAATGATATTGATCGCTGTAGTTGCCGCATTCGGCATCAAGTCCTACATCGATTACCAGAGCACTAAGCTTCCATCAACAGATATGGCTGTGGCCAGGTATAGTATTACATATGGTTCCCCCGGAATCGGTGTAATCACATTGGTTGTCAGCAACCTATTACCCTCAAGCATTAGCGTTAACAGTGTAACCATAGTATTCTCCAACGGCTCCACTTATACACCACCATTAACGCCCCAGGTAGCCAGCGGTAAGAGTGATGTCCAGCTAGTATTCACAGTGCCTCTACAAAATGGTGTCACAATATCGAGGATACTTGTCAACGTGACTGATTCAGCAACCGGGCGTTCGCAAGTCGTCTTCGCCACAGGAGGTTAA
- a CDS encoding VirB4 family type IV secretion system protein: MYNHVWWRLTGVSFFNLTDAERDLVLEEWSSMMSVIKEGVLLARRITEEYRYGAYSIDAAQYKYYALAPPGVNLSFFNASREEPKRPRAVRLMNPRTLSLEDGRMARVYVVYRYPLKLPEGFTYMLLSSSDEAVLVFKRIPRSRAIHIADSVRKRRLGILGAREEASVELAGELASRIIRGADLYEFHLLLTMIARDYKTLEDKAGELRDLLKTHGLEAEAPYMQLDLYYFKTSGLLAGLEKKYTDTYSIKPFFFLVDEEVRDERGVFLGVSSSGCPVILDLWSKPNLNFVVLGVSGAGKSMTIKIYLKRLRELDKGVVYFGVDPESEYTRASRVFDATPVEITEGEELGLDPIRLLKEGFLELGQVADVLSELYAIPPRLQGVLRRELFVKSDRVVDLESFIEVIGDKELKGFLKGALAPPDIHVYRGRLPELRGSTIFGLKNIRSRRLKALISSLISVYTYNKLLSKTGRSVFFIDEAWLFLETPSLMGLLENIARRGRKHGVAFIYITQRAEDLARTPQGRSILEQSATVLVLRQEQEGRNILREIYGLSDAEVNTIINAPPGYGLLKTGGKRLFIQVLATSEELGLFSTSR; the protein is encoded by the coding sequence ATGTATAACCATGTATGGTGGAGGCTCACAGGCGTGTCATTCTTCAACCTCACCGATGCTGAGAGAGACCTGGTTCTCGAGGAATGGAGTTCAATGATGTCCGTGATAAAGGAGGGAGTGCTACTAGCCAGGAGGATCACTGAGGAGTACAGGTATGGAGCCTACTCTATAGATGCAGCACAATACAAGTACTATGCATTAGCCCCACCCGGAGTAAACCTCTCATTCTTCAATGCCTCGAGAGAGGAACCTAAGAGGCCGAGAGCAGTTAGGTTAATGAATCCTAGGACACTCTCACTCGAGGATGGCAGGATGGCCAGAGTATACGTTGTCTACAGGTATCCATTGAAGCTACCGGAGGGTTTCACATACATGCTCCTCTCCTCTAGTGATGAAGCTGTATTAGTCTTTAAACGGATCCCGCGTTCCAGGGCCATCCATATAGCTGACTCGGTGAGGAAGAGAAGGCTAGGTATACTGGGGGCTAGGGAGGAAGCCAGTGTAGAGCTCGCAGGGGAACTAGCTTCGAGGATAATCAGGGGCGCAGACCTCTATGAGTTCCACTTACTCCTCACTATGATAGCACGGGATTACAAGACACTAGAGGATAAGGCTGGAGAGTTAAGAGACTTATTGAAGACGCATGGCCTGGAGGCTGAGGCCCCCTACATGCAGCTGGATCTATACTACTTTAAGACGAGTGGGCTACTCGCCGGGCTCGAGAAGAAATATACGGATACCTACTCCATTAAACCATTCTTCTTCCTAGTGGACGAGGAGGTGAGGGATGAGCGGGGCGTATTCCTCGGGGTCTCAAGCTCTGGATGTCCCGTAATCCTGGATCTCTGGAGCAAACCTAACCTTAACTTCGTTGTGCTAGGGGTCTCGGGAGCCGGTAAATCAATGACTATCAAAATATACTTGAAGAGGCTTAGGGAGCTTGACAAGGGTGTAGTTTACTTTGGTGTCGACCCAGAGTCAGAGTATACGAGGGCTTCAAGGGTATTTGATGCAACACCAGTGGAGATCACTGAGGGCGAGGAGCTGGGTTTAGATCCCATTAGACTACTTAAAGAAGGATTCCTAGAACTAGGCCAAGTAGCCGACGTGCTTTCAGAGCTCTACGCTATACCCCCGAGGCTACAAGGTGTTCTAAGGAGGGAATTATTCGTTAAGAGTGATAGAGTGGTTGACTTAGAGAGCTTTATAGAAGTCATCGGCGACAAGGAGTTAAAGGGCTTCCTCAAGGGAGCATTAGCACCACCCGATATCCATGTGTACAGGGGGAGGCTCCCAGAGCTAAGGGGGTCGACTATATTCGGGTTGAAGAATATTAGATCTAGGCGCTTGAAAGCGCTTATAAGCTCGCTTATCAGTGTATATACGTACAATAAGCTACTCTCTAAAACAGGAAGATCGGTTTTCTTCATTGATGAAGCATGGTTGTTCCTCGAAACCCCATCTCTCATGGGGCTACTGGAGAACATCGCGAGAAGGGGAAGGAAGCATGGAGTTGCATTCATCTATATAACCCAGAGAGCAGAGGATCTCGCTAGAACCCCGCAGGGCAGGAGTATCCTGGAGCAATCAGCCACTGTACTAGTGTTAAGGCAGGAGCAGGAGGGGAGGAATATATTAAGGGAGATATATGGCTTGAGCGATGCGGAGGTAAACACCATTATAAACGCTCCACCAGGCTACGGCTTGCTGAAGACAGGTGGTAAGAGACTATTTATACAGGTGCTTGCAACTAGTGAGGAACTCGGGTTATTCTCCACGAGTAGGTGA
- a CDS encoding ATP-binding protein: MQLYHVFPRIGEKPDPSALGYRFTYCLLNTGGSLRVFIATELPRDSLSKFMDVREYSVQELIGETGLELYVSEARLKNRRDFWLRDTVILDPPSIASSLGRPGLMCIGFSRDTVLDEIFFSRARGLLKARGTRGGRAEAETILDRARRGLWTLRIMGAARDRITLGLIEEKYSTASYTGFKWVRHIARTPGELWGYLKPLETGFWTRVFPGDIPVVTSSRVYDMMVLPDPAIHNVEFARRSLLPEAVPVRSGADCFRIGSTLNGREVRLCMSDLERHVYVIGQTGSGKTSFLKLLVHRVYETGGASIIVIDPHGDMALELGSEISGSLLYDPVDNPFSINPLDLPKHRDRDYAVSVAIDILLDIFREVLKLVNTAVNVRYLLRVVLRALYSRSDSPTMADLYNTILGLYDGRVTLGDLSDYEWRRQIGVLRSMQRQSLISALSRLEPYARDRFLRELTSRTSVDFEEMMSPGSLTLFSIPKAVVGGDLARLIASTIVIKTWYEALARSRLGKPRTPVFLIIDEFQFVSDLPLIDIVFSEARKYGLHLVVAHQHTGQIPGQLIQSVLTNTGVKLVFQVAGEDAEKLSTIDADFARLLRRTLTSLSTGMAVLKIAGRPGEQPPPPLIVKLDYLGSTGLKPG; the protein is encoded by the coding sequence GTGCAACTATACCATGTATTCCCCAGGATCGGGGAGAAGCCGGATCCCAGCGCCCTGGGCTACAGGTTCACTTACTGCCTGTTGAACACCGGGGGAAGCCTAAGGGTATTCATCGCCACTGAGCTACCTAGGGATTCTCTCAGTAAATTCATGGATGTCAGGGAGTATAGTGTACAGGAGTTGATCGGGGAAACCGGCCTAGAACTATATGTTTCAGAAGCGAGGTTGAAGAATAGAAGGGATTTCTGGCTGAGAGACACGGTTATACTGGATCCACCGAGCATAGCGTCTTCTCTTGGAAGGCCTGGGTTGATGTGTATAGGGTTCTCCAGGGACACCGTGTTAGATGAGATATTCTTCTCGAGGGCTCGTGGGTTATTGAAGGCTAGAGGGACCCGTGGAGGCAGAGCGGAGGCTGAGACCATCCTTGATAGGGCTAGGAGGGGGCTATGGACCCTGAGGATAATGGGGGCGGCAAGGGATAGGATTACCCTTGGGTTGATCGAGGAGAAGTATTCCACGGCATCTTACACAGGCTTTAAATGGGTTAGGCATATTGCCAGAACTCCTGGTGAACTATGGGGGTACCTGAAGCCGTTGGAGACTGGTTTCTGGACCCGAGTTTTCCCCGGGGATATACCAGTTGTAACCAGTAGTAGGGTGTATGATATGATGGTTCTCCCTGATCCAGCTATACACAATGTTGAATTCGCAAGGAGGAGCCTTCTGCCAGAGGCTGTACCAGTTAGAAGCGGGGCCGATTGCTTCAGGATAGGCTCTACCCTTAACGGGAGGGAGGTAAGGCTCTGCATGAGTGACCTCGAGAGGCATGTCTACGTTATTGGCCAAACCGGTAGTGGTAAGACTAGTTTCCTTAAGCTTCTGGTTCACAGGGTGTATGAAACTGGTGGGGCCTCTATCATTGTGATAGATCCCCATGGAGATATGGCTTTAGAGCTAGGCAGTGAGATATCCGGTTCACTACTCTATGACCCGGTCGACAACCCGTTCAGTATCAATCCTCTCGACCTGCCTAAACACAGGGATAGGGATTACGCTGTATCAGTCGCCATAGACATACTCCTTGATATCTTCCGCGAGGTTTTAAAACTAGTGAACACGGCTGTGAACGTCAGGTACTTGCTTAGAGTCGTCTTGAGAGCTCTGTACTCAAGGAGTGATTCACCCACTATGGCGGACCTATATAATACTATACTAGGACTGTATGATGGTAGGGTTACACTGGGAGATCTAAGTGACTACGAGTGGAGGCGCCAAATAGGGGTGCTCAGGAGTATGCAGAGGCAGTCCCTTATCTCGGCATTATCGAGGCTGGAGCCGTATGCCAGGGATAGATTTCTCAGGGAGTTAACGAGCAGGACCAGTGTGGACTTCGAGGAAATGATGTCACCTGGATCACTGACATTATTCTCCATACCCAAGGCGGTTGTAGGAGGAGATTTAGCCAGGCTGATCGCCTCGACAATAGTTATCAAGACATGGTACGAGGCACTGGCTAGGTCGAGGCTGGGAAAGCCCAGGACACCCGTGTTCCTCATCATAGATGAGTTCCAATTTGTCTCCGATCTCCCATTAATAGACATTGTTTTCTCAGAGGCTAGGAAGTATGGTTTACATCTTGTTGTAGCCCATCAGCACACTGGTCAAATACCTGGTCAGCTAATCCAATCGGTACTTACTAATACAGGTGTGAAACTGGTGTTCCAAGTGGCTGGTGAAGACGCTGAGAAACTAAGCACCATCGATGCCGACTTCGCCAGACTACTCCGCAGAACCCTAACATCCCTGTCAACAGGTATGGCCGTATTAAAGATAGCTGGAAGACCTGGAGAGCAGCCTCCACCACCATTAATTGTTAAACTAGATTACCTCGGGTCCACCGGGTTGAAGCCGGGTTAG
- a CDS encoding Sip1-related alpha-galactosidase: MIKGVTIHYADGSSEDCSQIETGENHYMYKCVNGIVTLRNEDGVVSLSASTVKPLSSLIALDIWLDLENDSRILVLTTHPDAGSMYASAFAYYNKLAIGESPSVEKPPDNPDYPPRFTMIDHFSYIRRFPCWSYPVIIQGFDEIPLYSIFAVYMRKGEYIILLPLLGCSFTVYLGPGPRLMVFTGREVFELPETPVLIAGKGLNLYRVIEETVAKASRITGFRLRREKRLPVFMNGLGWCSWNAFLTTRLTHDNVVTVVSRLLGKDIPLKWVLIDDGWQDEEVVSVLQVRALKTLNTDRSKFPRGLSNTVSMLKNMGIRYTGLWHTINIHWGGAEEEVFRELGSNGYRSPVLKTLIPQPELGDAYRFYKGFYKWVGKQGFNFVKVDNQWSVHALYLGDKASAEASRSIELALQLAAEENGLEVLNCMSMVPENYYSFLLSNAVRTSIDYVPFWRGGAKLHAFFNVYNSLLFSHIAYPDYDMWVTYDPYARLHAVLRVFSGGPVYITDGDPDRTDRELLGKIVLPDGSITRVDEPGLPTLDIVFRDPYNEEVLLKIASKIGFSTAIALFNINRNEKRISDKVTVDTLPYITEAEAYAYYKVFTGETGVIDRSGEVHVELEPLGVEVLILSPIINNKAVIGLENYLLPPATVESLILPGEILVKAKAKGRILYYKDAGFARKQVEAGETVKI, encoded by the coding sequence ATGATCAAAGGAGTAACCATACATTATGCTGATGGATCAAGCGAGGACTGCAGTCAAATCGAGACTGGTGAAAACCATTACATGTATAAATGTGTAAACGGTATCGTGACGTTAAGGAATGAGGACGGGGTAGTTTCATTATCGGCCAGTACAGTGAAGCCCTTGAGTAGCCTCATAGCTCTTGATATATGGCTAGACCTAGAGAATGACTCGAGGATACTTGTATTGACAACGCATCCCGATGCTGGATCCATGTATGCCTCTGCCTTCGCATACTATAATAAGCTAGCTATTGGTGAGTCTCCTTCAGTCGAGAAGCCGCCTGATAACCCTGATTACCCACCTAGGTTCACTATGATAGATCACTTCTCATACATCAGGAGATTCCCTTGCTGGAGCTATCCGGTAATAATCCAGGGCTTCGATGAGATACCATTATACAGTATATTTGCTGTATACATGCGTAAAGGAGAATACATTATATTACTTCCCCTGCTAGGCTGCTCATTCACAGTTTACCTTGGACCTGGACCCAGGTTAATGGTATTCACTGGGAGAGAAGTCTTCGAGCTCCCAGAGACCCCTGTCCTCATAGCTGGGAAAGGCTTGAACCTCTACAGGGTTATAGAGGAAACAGTAGCAAAAGCATCAAGGATCACTGGCTTCAGGCTTAGAAGGGAGAAGCGTCTCCCCGTCTTCATGAATGGGCTTGGATGGTGTTCATGGAACGCGTTCCTAACAACCAGGTTAACCCATGACAACGTAGTTACAGTTGTATCTAGGCTCCTCGGGAAAGACATCCCATTGAAATGGGTTTTAATAGATGACGGATGGCAGGATGAGGAAGTGGTATCCGTACTGCAAGTGAGAGCGTTGAAGACCCTTAACACGGATAGGTCTAAGTTCCCAAGAGGCCTCAGCAACACTGTCTCCATGTTGAAGAACATGGGGATTAGGTATACCGGTTTATGGCACACTATTAACATTCACTGGGGAGGTGCAGAAGAAGAAGTATTCAGAGAGCTGGGTTCCAACGGGTATAGATCACCTGTTCTTAAAACCCTTATCCCGCAACCGGAGCTAGGGGATGCGTATCGCTTCTACAAGGGGTTCTATAAATGGGTGGGGAAGCAGGGATTCAACTTCGTCAAGGTTGACAACCAGTGGTCTGTGCATGCATTATATCTGGGCGACAAGGCCTCAGCCGAGGCCTCTAGGAGCATTGAGCTTGCCCTCCAGCTTGCTGCCGAGGAGAATGGGCTCGAGGTGTTGAACTGTATGTCTATGGTGCCTGAGAACTACTATAGCTTCCTACTGAGTAACGCGGTGAGGACCTCTATAGACTATGTCCCCTTCTGGAGAGGCGGCGCGAAACTCCACGCATTCTTCAATGTGTATAATTCACTCTTATTCAGCCATATAGCCTATCCTGACTACGATATGTGGGTAACGTATGACCCATACGCCAGGCTACACGCTGTCCTCAGGGTGTTCAGCGGTGGCCCAGTCTACATAACTGATGGAGACCCCGATAGAACAGATAGGGAACTCCTCGGGAAAATAGTGTTGCCGGATGGATCCATTACAAGGGTAGATGAGCCTGGTTTACCAACCCTAGACATAGTCTTCAGGGATCCCTACAATGAGGAGGTCTTGTTAAAGATCGCTTCAAAGATAGGTTTCTCAACGGCTATAGCCTTATTCAACATCAATAGGAATGAAAAGAGGATCAGTGATAAAGTAACAGTAGACACTCTTCCATACATTACGGAGGCAGAAGCATACGCCTATTACAAAGTATTCACAGGTGAAACAGGCGTCATAGATAGAAGCGGAGAGGTGCACGTGGAGCTGGAACCATTGGGCGTTGAAGTACTAATACTGTCACCGATAATAAACAATAAAGCCGTGATAGGGTTGGAGAATTACCTGCTACCACCAGCCACGGTGGAATCCCTGATTCTACCTGGTGAAATACTCGTCAAGGCCAAGGCTAAGGGGCGAATACTATACTATAAAGACGCGGGCTTCGCAAGGAAACAGGTTGAAGCAGGCGAGACAGTAAAGATCTAG